The Rattus rattus isolate New Zealand chromosome 1, Rrattus_CSIRO_v1, whole genome shotgun sequence genome includes a region encoding these proteins:
- the Dmrta2 gene encoding doublesex- and mab-3-related transcription factor A2, with amino-acid sequence MELRSELPSVPGAATAAATATGPPVASVASVAAAAAAAASLPVSVAGGLLRAPPLLLRAAEKYPRTPKCARCRNHGVVSALKGHKRYCRWKDCLCAKCTLIAERQRVMAAQVALRRQQAQEENEARELQLLYGTAEGLALAAANGIIPPRPAYEVFGSVCATDGGGPGAGAPAGSAGGAGGAGGAEAKLQKFDLFPKTLLQAGRPDSPPPPPGKPLSPDGADSGPGTSSPEVRPGSGSENGDGESFSGSPLARASKEAGGSCPGSAGAGGGGEEDSPGSSSPLGSESGSEADKEEAEAAPTPGLGGGPGPRQRTPLDILTRVFPGHRRGVLELVLQGCGGDVVQAIEQVLNHHRGGLAAGLGPAAPLEKAAVSAAAAVEDAWPGRVEAAAAGGAGLPAPLQTGPAAPPHHRPLLAGAMTPGALGSLSSRSAFSPLQPNASHFGADAGAYPLGAPLGLSPLRLAYSAAAAHSRGLAFMAPYSTAGLVPTLGFRPPMDYAFSDLMRDRSAAAAAAVHKEPGYGGGLYGPMVNGTPEKQ; translated from the exons ATGGAGCTGCGCTCGGAGCTGCCCAGCGTGCCCGGCGCGGCGACAGCAGCAGCGACAGCAACGGGACCACCCGTGGCATCCGTGGCGTCGGTGGCTGCGGCGGCAGCTGCAGCAGCATCGCTACCAGTGAGCGTGGCCGGAGGCTTGCTGCGGGCGCCGCCGCTGCTGTTGAGGGCAGCGGAGAAGTACCCGCGGACCCCCAAGTGCGCGCGCTGCCGCAACCACGGAGTGGTGTCCGCGCTCAAGGGCCACAAGCGCTACTGCCGCTGGAAGGACTGCCTGTGTGCCAAGTGCACGCTCATCGCCGAGCGCCAGCGCGTCATGGCGGCCCAGGTGGCGTTGCGCAGGCAGCAGGCGCAGGAGGAAAACGAGGCACGCGAGTTGCAACTGCTGTACGGCACTGCCGAGGGCCTGGCGCTGGCCGCCGCCAACGGCATCATCCCACCGCGGCCAGCTTACGAAGTCTTTGGCTCGGTTTGCGCCACCGACGGCGGGGGGCCGGGAGCTGGAGCGCCGGCGGGGAGTGCAGGGGGCGCTGGGGGCGCAGGGGGCGCAG aggcCAAGTTGCAGAAGTTTGATCTGTTTCCCAAGACGCTACTTCAGGCCGGCCGCCCAGACAgtccgccgccgccgccagggAAGCCCTTGTCGCCCGACGGCGCGGACTCAGGTCCCGGGACCTCGTCCCCGGAGGTGCGGCCCGGTTCAGGCTCGGAGAACGGAGATGGCGAGTCCTTTTCGGGGTCGCCTCTGGCCCGTGCCTCCAAGGAGGCGGGTGGCAGCTGTCCTGGGAGCGCGGGCGCCGGCGGTGGCGGCGAGGAGGACAGCCCCGGCTCCTCCAGCCCCCTGGGTTCGGAATCGGGCTCGGAAGCTGACAAAGAAGAAGCCGAGGCCGCACCGACTCCAGGGCTGGGCGGCGGGCCGGGGCCGCGGCAGCGGACGCCGCTGGACATCTTGACGCGTGTCTTCCCGGGCCACCGGAGAGGCGTCCTGGAGCTGGTGCTTCAGGGCTGTGGCGGCGACGTGGTGCAGGCCATTGAGCAGGTGCTCAACCACCACCGCGGAGGCCTGGCGGCCGGCCTGGGCCCCGCCGCGCCGCTGGAGAAAGCCGCGGTGAGCGCGGCCGCGGCGGTGGAGGACGCGTGGCCCGGGCGCGTGGAGGCTGCAGCCGCCGGGGGAGCCGGGCTGCCCGCTCCGCTGCAGACCGGGCCCGCAGCGCCCCCGCACCACAGACCCTTGCTGGCCGGGGCCATGACGCCCGGCGCACTGGGCTCGCTCAGCAGCCGCTCCGCCTTCTCGCCTCTGCAGCCCAACGCCAGCCACTTCGGCGCCGACGCGGGCGCCTACCCTCTGGGCGCTCCGCTCGGCCTGAGCCCGCTGCGCCTGGCCTACTCGGCAGCAGCGGCCCACAGCCGCGGTCTGGCCTTCATGGCGCCCTACTCCACGGCGGGCCTGGTGCCCACGCTCGGCTTCCGGCCGCCCATGGACTACGCCTTCAGCGACCTCATGCGCGACCGCTcggctgctgccgccgccgcggTGCACAAGGAGCCCGGTTACGGGGGCGGGCTGTACGGGCCCATGGTCAACGGCACCCCTGAGAAGCAGTAG